One genomic window of Eggerthella timonensis includes the following:
- a CDS encoding transporter substrate-binding domain-containing protein: MGKTGRGARIALLLAVALLSCALAGLAGCAGPGDDKGTASSGETLRVGVRSDVVGFGYLNEGTGKYYGLEIDIANEMAARMGYGAVEFVSVLPENRKDMLQNGEVDCLVACYSIAESRQKNFDFSPAYYSDDSIVMVENSALIDGVDALEGKTLGTMSGSNTAPQLVIKLTEAGFTSGEALSANEDNSDVAFDTFHLVQLASYQDLSKALEEGTIDAACMDGSIAKTYLNDDRSILDFTIDTQEYGVATQKDSALSQPVSAAVQGMLDDGTIARLTDKWD; the protein is encoded by the coding sequence ATGGGGAAGACCGGGAGAGGGGCGCGCATCGCGCTGCTGCTCGCCGTGGCGCTGCTTTCGTGCGCGTTGGCGGGCCTTGCAGGGTGCGCGGGCCCAGGCGACGACAAGGGAACGGCGTCGAGCGGCGAGACGCTGCGCGTGGGCGTGCGAAGCGACGTGGTGGGCTTCGGCTACCTCAACGAGGGCACGGGCAAGTACTACGGCCTCGAGATCGACATCGCGAACGAGATGGCCGCGCGCATGGGTTACGGCGCGGTGGAGTTCGTGAGCGTGCTGCCCGAGAACCGCAAGGACATGCTGCAGAACGGCGAGGTCGACTGCCTCGTGGCCTGCTATTCCATCGCGGAATCGCGGCAGAAGAACTTCGACTTCTCGCCCGCGTACTACTCCGACGACTCCATCGTCATGGTGGAGAACAGCGCGCTCATCGACGGCGTCGACGCGCTTGAGGGCAAGACGCTCGGCACCATGTCGGGCTCGAACACCGCTCCGCAGCTCGTGATCAAGCTGACGGAGGCTGGCTTCACGTCCGGCGAGGCCCTGTCGGCCAACGAGGACAACTCCGACGTCGCGTTCGACACGTTCCATCTTGTGCAGCTCGCGTCGTACCAGGATCTCAGCAAGGCGCTCGAGGAGGGCACGATCGACGCTGCGTGCATGGACGGCAGCATCGCCAAAACGTACTTGAACGACGATCGCAGCATTCTCGATTTCACGATCGACACGCAGGAGTACGGCGTCGCCACGCAGAAGGACTCCGCGCTCAGCCAGCCGGTTTCCGCCGCTGTCCAGGGCATGCTCGACGACGGCACCATCGCCCGGCTGACGGACAAATGGGACTAA
- a CDS encoding mechanosensitive ion channel domain-containing protein → MSVKLKVKIAILVLVAAVSMAVMGVVLSTMQNDLSLEDYTSEMRQEADALPELLESAQENVDQNTLTYDEIFQSKAASVAFMANNDTGFEATDAKMAEYKDLLGVDNVMVVGRDGSLIAKAQDTLADFAYPRFNQLRTVFDDGKPSQAVEIELPEQSWLMRYYAAAVDADAMVVVEQNPAELRELVEVTGSTESVLKNIAIGQHGYLFAVSAQDYLVEYHPNANLVGTDAIDGGLDASALEDGNLAWMELGGESLYCNVSKIGDMYYIAAVPESDMAATRNITVGVILFIFFAVMCVVIMYGIFVMREDEREGYDSDHFRTLGPLLYNKVIGRKAAVLSFVGFLAILLVTFYMQTLFALSSESVANNERVDEVVETIQRSTERMEDLNDQYGERYLSKTRVAGYILDRNPALENKADLQKLADVLQVQYVFAYDETGAMTATNSSYANLTLSDSPDDQSFEFRKLLQGADSVVQDPQPDEVSGELRQYIGVALHDAEGTANGLVQLGIRSTRLENLLASVQIDSVLDGLKSGADGFAFAVSKSDGTFASFPDQRLVGKPALEHGMLESQLKDGYCDYITVEGVTYYASSAETDGYYLYIAGTEGELMAERVPLTLTTGGIALVCLAVIFLLLAFEPKRGFSVPNRPGEEAESRMFDVTMPSGRKIKTESAASRWLDRSFKWSERTAEQKTAAVVKWLLGVSVIAVCVAVVFQDRFFGSASIFSYILGGDWERGLNIFAFTACIMFVCVALTVVTVVQKLLDLLSTVLGARGETVCRLLGSFIKYATIIGMAYYCLMLVGVDTTTLLASAGILSIAISFGAKELVSDILSGLFIIFEGEFRVGDIIMVGDWRGTVVEIGVRTTKVEDGSQNIKVIRNSDISNVVNMTKETSYASCDVGIEYGESLERVENILSKELPNIRKRLPAILDGPFYKGVVSLGDNSVNIRIVVQCAETDRVQLERDLNREMKLICDKHDISIPYPQVVINQPTEFKKATAAEKRSADRFNEEQKAASKDLGNEDDDETR, encoded by the coding sequence ATGTCTGTGAAACTCAAGGTGAAGATCGCCATCCTCGTCCTCGTGGCGGCCGTCAGCATGGCCGTCATGGGCGTGGTGCTGTCCACGATGCAGAACGACCTGTCGCTCGAGGACTACACGAGCGAGATGAGGCAGGAAGCCGACGCGCTTCCCGAGCTGCTGGAATCGGCGCAGGAGAACGTCGATCAGAACACCCTCACCTACGACGAGATATTCCAGTCGAAGGCCGCGAGCGTCGCTTTCATGGCGAACAACGACACGGGCTTCGAGGCTACCGACGCGAAGATGGCCGAGTACAAGGACCTCCTCGGCGTGGACAACGTCATGGTGGTCGGCCGCGACGGCAGCCTGATCGCAAAGGCGCAGGACACCCTCGCCGACTTCGCGTACCCGCGCTTCAACCAGCTGCGCACGGTGTTCGACGACGGCAAGCCCTCCCAGGCGGTGGAGATCGAGCTGCCCGAGCAGAGCTGGCTCATGCGCTACTACGCCGCCGCCGTCGACGCCGACGCCATGGTGGTGGTCGAGCAGAATCCCGCCGAGCTGCGCGAGCTCGTGGAGGTGACGGGCTCGACGGAGAGCGTGCTCAAGAACATCGCCATCGGCCAGCACGGCTACCTGTTCGCCGTGTCCGCGCAGGACTACCTTGTGGAATACCATCCGAACGCGAATCTCGTCGGCACCGACGCCATCGACGGCGGCCTCGACGCGAGCGCCCTCGAGGACGGAAACCTTGCCTGGATGGAGCTGGGCGGCGAATCGCTGTACTGCAACGTGAGCAAGATCGGCGATATGTACTACATCGCCGCGGTGCCCGAGAGCGACATGGCGGCTACCCGCAACATCACGGTGGGCGTCATCCTGTTCATCTTCTTCGCGGTGATGTGCGTGGTCATCATGTACGGCATCTTCGTCATGCGCGAGGACGAACGCGAGGGCTACGATTCGGACCATTTCCGCACGCTTGGGCCGCTGCTCTACAACAAGGTCATCGGGCGGAAGGCGGCCGTGCTGTCGTTCGTGGGCTTCTTGGCCATCCTGCTGGTGACGTTCTACATGCAGACGCTGTTCGCGCTGTCGTCGGAATCGGTGGCCAACAACGAGCGCGTCGACGAGGTGGTGGAAACCATCCAACGCTCCACGGAGCGCATGGAGGACCTGAACGACCAGTACGGGGAGCGCTACCTGAGCAAGACGCGCGTTGCCGGCTACATCCTCGACCGGAATCCCGCGCTCGAGAACAAAGCCGACTTGCAGAAGCTGGCCGACGTGCTGCAGGTTCAGTACGTGTTCGCCTACGACGAGACCGGCGCCATGACGGCCACGAACTCCTCGTACGCGAACCTCACGTTGAGCGATAGCCCCGACGATCAGTCCTTCGAGTTCAGGAAGCTGCTGCAGGGTGCCGACTCGGTGGTGCAGGATCCGCAGCCCGACGAGGTCTCCGGCGAGCTGCGCCAGTACATCGGCGTGGCGCTGCACGACGCCGAAGGAACGGCCAACGGGCTCGTGCAGCTCGGAATCCGCTCGACGCGCCTTGAGAACCTGCTGGCCAGCGTGCAGATCGACAGCGTCCTCGACGGCTTGAAGTCGGGCGCCGACGGGTTCGCCTTCGCGGTGAGCAAATCCGACGGCACGTTCGCCTCCTTCCCCGACCAGCGCCTCGTGGGCAAGCCCGCGCTCGAGCACGGGATGCTGGAGAGCCAGCTGAAGGACGGGTACTGCGACTACATCACCGTCGAGGGCGTCACGTACTACGCCTCGTCCGCCGAGACGGACGGCTACTACCTGTACATCGCCGGAACCGAGGGCGAGCTCATGGCGGAGCGCGTGCCGTTGACGCTGACGACGGGCGGCATCGCGCTCGTGTGCCTCGCGGTGATCTTCCTGCTGCTGGCGTTCGAGCCGAAGCGGGGCTTCTCCGTGCCGAACCGTCCCGGCGAGGAGGCCGAGTCGCGCATGTTCGACGTGACCATGCCGAGCGGCCGTAAGATCAAGACGGAGTCCGCCGCGAGCCGCTGGCTCGACCGGTCGTTCAAGTGGAGCGAGCGGACGGCGGAGCAGAAGACGGCCGCCGTGGTCAAGTGGCTGCTGGGCGTTTCGGTGATCGCCGTGTGCGTGGCCGTGGTGTTCCAGGACCGCTTCTTCGGCAGCGCTTCCATCTTCTCCTACATCCTCGGCGGCGATTGGGAGCGCGGGCTCAACATATTCGCGTTCACGGCGTGCATCATGTTCGTATGCGTGGCCCTGACCGTGGTCACCGTGGTGCAGAAGCTGCTCGACCTCCTGTCGACGGTGCTCGGCGCGCGCGGGGAGACCGTGTGCCGCCTGCTGGGAAGCTTCATCAAGTACGCCACCATCATCGGCATGGCGTACTATTGCCTCATGCTCGTCGGGGTCGACACCACCACGCTTTTGGCCTCCGCCGGCATCCTGTCCATCGCCATCAGCTTCGGCGCGAAGGAGCTCGTCTCGGATATCCTGTCCGGCCTGTTCATCATCTTCGAGGGCGAGTTCCGCGTTGGCGACATCATCATGGTGGGCGATTGGCGCGGCACGGTGGTGGAGATCGGCGTGCGCACGACGAAGGTGGAGGACGGCTCCCAGAACATCAAGGTCATCCGCAACAGCGACATCAGCAACGTCGTCAACATGACCAAGGAGACGTCCTACGCCTCGTGCGACGTGGGCATCGAGTACGGCGAGTCGCTCGAGCGCGTGGAGAACATCCTGTCCAAGGAGCTGCCGAACATCCGCAAGCGCCTGCCTGCCATTCTCGACGGCCCGTTCTACAAGGGCGTCGTGTCGCTCGGCGACAACAGCGTGAACATCCGCATCGTGGTGCAGTGCGCCGAGACCGACCGCGTGCAGCTCGAGCGCGACCTGAACCGCGAGATGAAGCTGATCTGCGACAAGCACGACATCAGCATCCCGTACCCGCAGGTGGTCATCAACCAGCCCACCGAGTTCAAGAAGGCGACGGCGGCCGAGAAGCGCAGCGCCGACCGCTTCAACGAGGAGCAGAAAGCCGCCTCGAAAGACCTCGGCAACGAGGACGACGACGAGACGCGCTGA
- a CDS encoding RNA polymerase sigma factor — MGGLEADEERARAALARMARGDEGALEELYRRYAPAVLAFASARCPDRQLAEEVAADVWLGCWRSARAFCGDSRVLTWLLGIVKRQVYVRMRRVRLAECPLDEASAQVVDEGGDPSGALMAQAGVDEIVAALDALEPALAETVRLAWLHELPYAEIAQVTDVPVGTVKSRVSRARALLQKTLGRRA; from the coding sequence ATGGGAGGGCTCGAAGCGGACGAGGAGCGGGCGCGCGCCGCGCTCGCGCGCATGGCGCGCGGCGACGAAGGCGCGCTCGAGGAGCTGTACCGACGCTACGCGCCGGCCGTGCTCGCGTTCGCCTCGGCGCGCTGCCCGGACCGCCAGCTTGCCGAGGAGGTCGCCGCCGACGTGTGGCTGGGCTGCTGGCGCTCCGCTCGCGCGTTTTGCGGCGACAGCCGGGTGCTCACGTGGCTGCTGGGCATCGTGAAACGCCAGGTGTACGTGCGCATGCGGCGCGTGCGGCTTGCCGAGTGCCCGCTCGACGAGGCTTCGGCGCAGGTCGTCGACGAGGGAGGCGACCCTTCGGGCGCGCTCATGGCGCAAGCGGGCGTGGACGAGATCGTGGCCGCGCTCGACGCCCTCGAGCCGGCGTTGGCCGAAACAGTGCGGCTCGCCTGGCTGCACGAGCTTCCCTATGCGGAGATCGCCCAGGTGACCGACGTGCCGGTGGGCACGGTGAAGTCGCGCGTGTCCCGCGCGCGAGCCCTGTTGCAGAAGACCTTGGGGAGGCGAGCATGA
- a CDS encoding ATP-binding cassette domain-containing protein, whose amino-acid sequence MFISLDHLGKDFPKKPRALDDLTLDLPSGMIGLIGPNGAGKTTLMRILCGIVGPTTGRVLVDGRDLSEPRNRRALKKSLGYLPQDIEPYPNLTPPEFLDYVGVLKGMDDRRARRRQADELIERVGLTDVRRRRIGGFSGGMRRRVGIAQALMGDPRLLVVDEPTAGLDPEERMRFRTLLATLGGERTVVLSTHILDDVAQTCPYVCVLRAGRLRYDGATAGLIDGAHGRTWLTPPLMAPPAGAVVANAVTTAQGTRYRIVSDAPPAGSEPVEPTLEDGYMALSTR is encoded by the coding sequence ATGTTCATCTCCCTCGACCATCTGGGCAAGGACTTCCCGAAGAAGCCGCGCGCCCTCGACGACCTCACGCTCGACCTGCCCTCCGGCATGATCGGGCTCATCGGCCCGAACGGCGCCGGCAAGACCACGCTCATGCGCATCCTCTGCGGCATCGTGGGGCCCACGACGGGGCGCGTGCTCGTGGACGGGCGCGACCTGTCCGAGCCGCGCAACCGCCGCGCGCTCAAGAAGTCCCTCGGCTACCTGCCGCAGGACATCGAGCCCTATCCCAACCTCACGCCGCCCGAGTTCCTCGACTACGTGGGCGTTCTCAAGGGCATGGACGACCGGCGCGCCCGGCGCCGCCAAGCCGACGAGCTCATCGAGCGCGTAGGGCTGACCGACGTGCGCCGGCGGCGCATCGGCGGGTTCTCGGGCGGCATGCGGAGGCGCGTGGGCATCGCCCAGGCGCTCATGGGCGACCCGCGCCTGCTCGTGGTGGACGAGCCCACGGCCGGCCTCGACCCCGAGGAGCGCATGCGCTTCCGCACGCTCTTGGCAACGCTCGGCGGCGAGCGCACGGTGGTCTTGTCCACGCACATCCTCGACGACGTGGCGCAGACCTGCCCCTACGTGTGCGTGCTGCGTGCGGGGCGGCTGCGCTACGACGGCGCCACCGCGGGCCTCATCGACGGCGCGCACGGCCGCACGTGGCTCACGCCGCCTCTCATGGCGCCGCCGGCGGGCGCGGTCGTGGCGAACGCGGTCACCACGGCGCAGGGGACGCGCTACCGCATCGTGTCCGATGCGCCGCCCGCCGGTTCCGAACCCGTCGAGCCCACCCTCGAAGACGGCTACATGGCCCTGAGCACCCGATAA
- a CDS encoding NAD-dependent epimerase/dehydratase family protein: protein MRVLVLGGTQFVGQALAGELVARGWDVSILTRGILPSTVSGIGRWYRADRRAASGWGALAGERFDAVVDVSAYTAADVEPVLDALRFDDGARYVLVSSGAVYRPSDRPLAEDAPAGENVHWGPYGLGKLEAERLLLDRQPRCGYALSIVRPAYLYGPGNNLLREAYLFDRLEKRLPVPVPSGGTRTQFAIVDEAARMVASLAEPVCWSAEAFNCAHPEPVGWDDLVRAAARAVGVEPRIAHVRCSDALEARSFFPFRDCSYVLDVRKAAKFGLPSPRTALEEGMVRTYAWYRERRPILCDPKMTRIEEALRRSER, encoded by the coding sequence GTGCGCGTGCTCGTGTTGGGCGGGACGCAGTTCGTGGGGCAGGCGCTGGCCGGGGAGCTCGTCGCGCGCGGCTGGGACGTGTCCATCCTCACGCGCGGCATCCTCCCTTCGACGGTTTCGGGCATCGGCCGGTGGTACCGCGCCGATCGGCGCGCCGCGTCGGGTTGGGGCGCGCTCGCGGGCGAGCGCTTCGACGCGGTCGTCGACGTGTCCGCTTACACAGCGGCGGACGTGGAGCCGGTGCTCGACGCGCTGCGCTTCGACGACGGCGCGCGCTACGTGCTCGTCAGCTCGGGCGCGGTGTACCGGCCGAGCGACCGTCCGCTCGCCGAGGACGCGCCGGCGGGCGAGAACGTGCATTGGGGCCCGTACGGGCTGGGCAAGCTCGAGGCGGAGCGCCTGCTCCTCGATCGCCAGCCGCGCTGCGGCTACGCGCTCTCCATCGTGAGGCCGGCGTACCTGTACGGGCCTGGCAACAACCTGCTGCGCGAGGCCTACCTGTTCGATCGGCTCGAAAAGAGGCTGCCCGTGCCGGTGCCGAGCGGCGGCACGCGGACGCAGTTCGCGATCGTGGACGAAGCGGCGCGCATGGTCGCGTCGCTGGCCGAGCCCGTCTGCTGGAGCGCCGAGGCGTTCAACTGCGCGCATCCCGAGCCGGTCGGCTGGGACGACCTCGTCCGCGCGGCTGCCCGCGCGGTGGGAGTCGAGCCGCGCATCGCGCACGTCCGCTGCTCCGACGCGCTCGAAGCGCGTTCGTTCTTCCCGTTTCGCGACTGCTCGTACGTGCTCGACGTTCGCAAGGCCGCGAAGTTCGGGTTGCCCTCTCCCCGAACCGCCCTCGAGGAGGGCATGGTGCGGACCTATGCCTGGTATCGCGAGCGCCGCCCGATCCTCTGCGATCCCAAGATGACCCGCATCGAGGAAGCCCTGCGCCGCTCGGAGCGGTGA
- a CDS encoding NADP-dependent isocitrate dehydrogenase, whose translation MAKIAMTTPLVEMDGDEMTRIIWQMIKDELLLPHIDLKTEYYDLGLEHRNATDDQVTVDSAEATKRLGVAVKCATITPNAARMDEYDLKSMWKSPNGTIRAMLDGTVFRTPITVAGIEPCVRNWVKPITIARHAYGDVYKNAELVVPGPGTVELVYTAADGSETRELVQKFEGPGIAQGMHNLDASIASFARSCFEYALDIKQDLWFATKDTISKKYDHRFKDIFQEIFDAEYAARFEEAGIEYFYTLIDDAVARVMKADGGFIWACKNYDGDVMSDMVSSAFGSLAMMTSVLVSPQGYYEYEAAHGTVQRHYYKHLKGEETSTNSVATIFAWSGALRKRGELDGLDDLVAFADKLERATLDTIEAGEMTGDLALITTLPNPVKLSTRDFILAIAKRLAA comes from the coding sequence ATGGCGAAAATTGCGATGACCACGCCGCTCGTGGAGATGGACGGCGACGAGATGACGCGCATCATCTGGCAGATGATCAAGGACGAGCTGCTGCTTCCGCACATCGATCTGAAAACCGAGTACTACGACCTGGGCCTCGAGCATCGCAACGCCACCGACGACCAGGTGACCGTGGACTCCGCCGAAGCCACCAAGCGCTTGGGCGTGGCCGTGAAGTGCGCCACCATCACGCCGAACGCCGCGCGCATGGACGAGTACGACCTCAAGAGCATGTGGAAGAGCCCCAACGGCACCATCCGCGCCATGCTCGACGGCACCGTGTTCCGCACGCCCATCACCGTCGCGGGCATCGAGCCGTGCGTCCGCAACTGGGTGAAGCCCATCACCATCGCGCGCCACGCCTACGGCGACGTGTACAAGAACGCCGAGCTGGTCGTGCCCGGCCCCGGCACGGTGGAGCTCGTGTACACCGCGGCCGACGGCTCCGAGACGCGCGAGCTCGTGCAGAAGTTCGAAGGCCCCGGCATCGCCCAGGGCATGCACAACCTCGACGCGTCCATCGCCAGCTTCGCGCGCAGCTGCTTCGAGTACGCCCTCGACATCAAGCAGGACCTCTGGTTCGCCACGAAGGACACCATCTCGAAGAAGTACGACCACCGCTTCAAGGACATCTTCCAGGAGATCTTCGATGCCGAGTACGCCGCGCGCTTCGAGGAGGCCGGCATCGAGTACTTCTACACGCTCATCGACGACGCGGTGGCGCGCGTGATGAAGGCCGACGGCGGCTTCATCTGGGCCTGCAAGAACTACGACGGCGACGTGATGAGCGACATGGTGTCCAGCGCGTTCGGATCGCTGGCCATGATGACGTCGGTGCTCGTGTCGCCGCAGGGCTATTACGAGTACGAAGCCGCGCACGGCACCGTGCAGCGCCACTACTACAAGCATCTCAAGGGCGAGGAGACGTCCACGAACTCGGTGGCCACCATCTTCGCGTGGTCGGGCGCCCTGCGCAAGCGCGGCGAGCTGGACGGCCTCGACGACCTCGTGGCGTTCGCCGACAAGCTGGAGCGCGCCACGCTCGACACCATCGAGGCCGGCGAGATGACGGGCGACCTCGCGCTCATCACCACGCTCCCGAACCCGGTGAAGCTCTCCACCCGCGACTTCATCCTCGCCATCGCGAAGAGGCTGGCGGCGTAA